Proteins encoded by one window of Papio anubis isolate 15944 chromosome 7, Panubis1.0, whole genome shotgun sequence:
- the MAGEL2 gene encoding MAGE-like protein 2 — MSQLSKNLGDSSPPAEAPKPPVYSRPTVLMRAPPASSRAPPVPWDPPPIDLQASLAAWQAPQPAWEAPQGQLPAPVVPMTQPPALGGPIVPAPPLGGPMGKPPTPGVLMVHPPPPGAPMAQPPTPGVLMVHPSAPGAPMAHPPPPGTPMSHPPPPGTPMAHPPPPGTPMAHPPPPGTPMAHPPPPGTPMVHPPPPGTPMVHPPPPGTPMAHPPPPGTPMAQPLPPGTPMAQPPAPGVLMAQPLTPGVLMVQPAAPGAPMVQPPPAAVMTQPPPSGAPMAKPPGPGVLMIHPPGARAPMTQPPASGAPMAQPAAPPAQPMAPPAQPMASWAPQAQPLILQIQSQVIRAPQQVPQGPQAPPAQLATPPGWQATSPGWQATPQGWQATPLTWQTTQVTWQAPAIAWQVPPPVRQGPPPIRPGPPPIRPGPPPVRQAPPVIRQAPPVIRQAPPVIRQAPPVIRQAPPPIRPAPQVLATQPPLWQALPPPPPLRQAPQARLPAPQVQAAPQVPTAPPATQVPAAPLAGPQVPQPVLPAPLSAPLSAPQAVHCPSIIWQAPKDQPPVPHEIPTSMEFQEVQQTQALAWQAQKAPTHFWQPLPAQEAQRQAPPMVPLEQPFQGAPPCQKAVQIQLPPQPPQTSGPQAELPTLQLQPSWQTPPAVLQAQPGPPLAAANFPLGSAKSLMTPSGESRASPIDRRGSSKERRTSSKERRAPSKDRMIFAATFCAPKAVSAARAHLPGTWKNLPATPETFAPSSSVFPATSQFQPASLNAFKGPSAASEAPKSLPYALQDPFACVEALPAVPWAPQPNMNASKASQAVPTLLMATAAAPQATATTQEASKTSVEMPRRSGKATRKKKHLEAREDSRGHTLAFHDWQGPRPWENLNLSDWEVQSPVQVLGDWEHPNTPRGLSGWEGPSTSRILSGWEGPSTSWALSAWEGPSTSRALGLSESPRSPLPLVVSEVAGVSPGSSATQDNSKVEAQSLSPLDERANALVQFLLVKDQAKVPVQRSEMVKVIIREYKDECLEIINRANNKLECAFGYQLKEIDTKNHAYIIINKLGYPTGDLVASYLDRPKFGLLMVVLSLIFMKGNCVREDLIFNFLFRLGLDVRETNGLFGNTRKLITEVFVRQKYLEYRRIPYTEPAEYEFLWGPRAFLETSKMLVLRFLAKLHKKDPRCWPFHYLEALAECEWEDTDEDEPDSSDSARGPTSRPPPR; from the coding sequence ATGTCGCAGCTAAGTAAGAATCTGGGTGACTCGAGTCCTCCAGCGGAGGCCCCGAAGCCGCCTGTCTATAGCCGCCCTACGGTTCTGATGCGGGCCCCGCCCGCTTCCTCCCGGGCTCCGCCAGTCCCTTGGGATCCACCTCCAATTGACTTGCAGGCTTCATTGGCCGCTTGGCAGGCACCTCAGCCTGCCTGGGAGGCCCCACAGGGCCAGCTGCCCGCCCCGGTGGTTCCGATGAcccagcctcctgccctgggGGGCCCGATAGTCCCGGCTCCCCCGCTGGGGGGACCGATGGGTAAGCCTCCAACTCCCGGGGTCCTGATGGTGCATCCTCCGCCTCCGGGAGCCCCGATGGCCCAGCCTCCGACCCCGGGAGTCCTGATGGTGCATCCTTCAGCTCCCGGAGCTCCCATGGCCCATCCTCCTCCTCCGGGGACCCCAATGTCCCACCCTCCCCCTCCGGGGACCCCGATGGCCCATCCTCCCCCTCCGGGGACCCCGATGGCCCATCCTCCTCCTCCGGGGACCCCGATggcccatcctcctcctcctgggaccCCGATggttcatcctcctcctcctgggaccCCGATGGTTCATCCTCCCCCTCCGGGGACACCGATGGCTCATCCTCCCCCTCCGGGGACACCGATGGCCCAGCCTCTCCCTCCGGGGACACCGATGGCCCAGCCTCCAGCTCCGGGAGTCCTGATGGCCCAGCCTCTGACTCCGGGAGTCCTGATGGTCCAGCCTGCTGCTCCGGGAGCCCCGATGGTCCAGCCGCCTCCTGCAGCCGTGATGACCCAGCCTCCGCCTTCAGGAGCACCGATGGCCAAGCCTCCAGGTCCAGGAGTCCTGATGATTCATCCTCCAGGTGCGAGAGCTCCAATGACCCAGCCTCCAGCTTCAGGAGCACCGATGGCACAGCCAGCGGCCCCACCTGCACAGCCGATGGCCCCACCTGCACAGCCGATGGCTTCTTGGGCCCCGCAGGCTCAGCCTCTGATCCTGCAAATCCAGTCTCAAGTTATAAGGGCTCCTCAGCAGGTTCCCCAGGGCCCGCAGGCACCCCCAGCGCAGCTGGCCACACCCCCGGGCTGGCAGGCGACCTCGCCAGGATGGCAGGCCACGCCGCAAGGCTGGCAAGCCACTCCCTTGACCTGGCAGACCACGCAGGTCACCTGGCAGGCACCAGCCATTGCCTGGCAGGTGCCGCCGCCTGTGCGCCAGGGGCCCCCGCCCATCCGCCCTGGCCCACCACCCATCCGCCCTGGCCCACCACCAGTGCGCCAGGCCCCACCGGTGATCCGCCAGGCCCCACCGGTGATCCGCCAGGCTCCACCGGTGATCCGCCAGGCGCCACCGGTGATCCGCCAGGCGCCACCGCCCATCCGACCTGCCCCACAGGTCCTGGCCACCCAACCACCGCTCTGGCAGGCcctgccacccccacctccactgcGGCAGGCCCCGCAGGCTAGGCTGCCGGCCCCGCAGGTGCAGGCGGCGCCGCAGGTGCCTACGGCCCCACCTGCTACGCAGGTACCCGCGGCGCCGCTCGCTGGCCCGCAGGTGCCCCAGCCTGTGCTGCCGGCCCCGCTGTCTGCCCCACTGTCTGCCCCGCAGGCTGTGCACTGCCCATCCATCATCTGGCAGGCCCCCAAAGATCAGCCCCCAGTGCCACACGAGATACCAACGTCAATGGAGTTCCAGGAGGTGCAGCAGACACAGGCTCTGGCCTGGCAGGCCCAGAAGGCCCCCACCCACTTCTGGCAGCCCTTGCCTGCCCAGGAGGCCCAGAGGCAGGCTCCCCCCATGGTTCCGCTGGAGCAGCCCTTTCAGGGAGCCCCGCCCTGCCAAAAAGCTGTGCAAATCCAGCTACCCCCCCAGCCGCCCCAGACCTCGGGTCCGCAAGCCGAGCTGCCCACACTGCAGCTCCAGCCCTCCTGGCAGACACCGCCTGCGGTCTTGCAGGCCCAGCCCGGACCCCCCTTAGCGGCGGCAAATTTTCCCCTGGGCTCCGCTAAATCACTGATGACTCCATCAGGAGAATCCAGGGCCTCTCCTATAGACCGCAGGGGCTCCTCTAAAGAGCGCAGGACCTCCTCAAAGGAGCGCAGGGCCCCTTCGAAAGACCGCATGATCTTTGCTGCCACCTTCTGTGCTCCCAAGGCAGTGTCAGCTGCCCGAGCACACTTGCCAGGCACCTGGAAAAACTTGCCTGCCACACCGGAGACCTTTGCTCCCTCCTCAAGTGTCTTCCCAGCTACCTCCCAGTTTCAGCCTGCCTCTCTGAATGCCTTTAAAGGCCCCTCTGCTGCCTCAGAGGCCCCAAAGTCACTGCCATATGCTCTGCAGGATCCCTTTGCCTGTGTAGAGGCCCTGCCTGCAGTTCCGTGGGCCCCACAGCCCAACATGAATGCCTCAAAGGCATCCCAGGCAGTGCCCACCCTCCTGATGGCTACAGCAGCTGCCCcccaggcaactgccaccactcAGGAGGCCTCCAAGACCTCCGTGGAGATGCCACGCCGCTCCGGCAAGGCCACCCGGAAGAAGAAGCATCTGGAAGCCCGAGAGGACAGCCGTGGCCACACGCTGGCCTTTCATGACTGGCAGGGCCCAAGGCCCTGGGAGAATCTGAATCTGAGTGACTGGGAGGTCCAAAGCCCTGTCCAGGTCTTGGGTGACTGGGAGCACCCCAACACCCCCCGTGGCCTGAGTGGCTGGGAGGGCCCTAGCACCTCCAGGATCCTGAGTGGCTGGGAAGGGCCCAGCACATCCTGGGCCCTGAGTGCCTGGGAGGGCCCGAGCACCTCCAGGGCTCTGGGTCTCTCTGAAAGCCCAAGGAGCCCTCTGCCCTTGGTTGTGTCTGAGGTTGCAGGTGTCTCTCCGGGATCCAGTGCCACCCAGGATAATTCCAAGGTGGAGGCGCAGTCCTTGTCTCCCTTGGATGAGAGAGCAAATGCATTGGTGCAGTTCCTCTTAGTCAAGGACCAAGCCAAGGTGCCTGTCCAGCGCTCGGAGATGGTGAAAGTCATCATCAGAGAGTATAAAGATGAGTGCTTAGAGATCATCAACCGTGCCAACAATAAGCTGGAGTGTGCCTTTGGTTATCAATTGAAAGAAATTGATACCAAAAACCACGCTTATATTATCATCAACAAGCTGGGCTACCCTACAGGGGATTTGGTGGCATCCTATTTAGACAGGCCCAAGTTCGGCCTCCTGATGGTGGTCTTGAGCCTCATCTTTATGAAAGGCAATTGTGTCAGGGAGGATTTGATCTTTAATTTTCTGTTCAGGTTGGGGCTGGATGTCCGGGAGACGAATGGTCTCTTTGGAAATACTAGGAAGCTCATCACCGAAGTGTTTGTCAGGCAGAAGTACCTAGAGTACAGGCGAATCCCCTACACTGAGCCTGCAGAGTATGAGTTCCTCTGGGGCCCTCGAGCGTTCCTGGAAACGAGCAAGATGCTTGTGCTG